The Pseudoxanthomonas sp. Root65 sequence GTCAGCCAGCGCTCGTGTTCGGTCTGCAGGTCCAGGCCCCATTCGACCGGGAACTCGAACTTCTGCCCCGACTTCTGCAGCAGCGCGATCGCATCGGTGTAGTCGATGCGCTCGAACGGCGAGTTGACGAAAGCTTCCAGCCGGGTCAGCGCGGTCGGTTCGACGCGCTCGGCGATGAAGGCCAGGTCGTCGGCGCGCTCGCTGAGCACGGCACGGAACAGGTACTTCAGGAAGTCTTCGGCCAGCTGCGCGTTGGCGGCCAAGTCATTGAAGGCGACTTCCGGCTCGATCATCCAGAATTCGGCCAGGTGGCGCGTGGTGTTGCTGTTCTCGGCGCGGAAGGTCGGGCCGAAGGTATAGACCTTGCTCATCGCCAGCGCGTACGCCTCGGCGTTGAGCTGGCCGGAGACGGTCAGGAAGGTCTCCTTGCCGAAGAAGTCGCGCGAGAAGTCGACCGCGCCTTCCTTGTCGCGCGGCAGGTTGACTAGGTCCAGGGTGGACACGCGGAACATCTGCCCGGCGCCCTCGGCGTCGGAGGTGGTGATGATCGGCGTGCTGATCCAGAAGTAGCCGTTCTCGTGGAAGAACCGGTGCACCGCCTGCGCCAGCGAGTTGCGGATGCGGGTGACCGCGCCGAACAGGTTGGTGCGCGGGCGCAGGTGGGCGAACTCGCGCAGATACTCCAGCGAGTGCTGCTTGGGTTGCATGGGGTAGGTGAGGGGGTCTTCCACCCAGCCCACGACCTCGACCGATGAGGCCTGGATCTCGAAACTCTGGCCCTGGCCCTGCGAGGCGACCAGCGTGCCGGTGGCGACGACCGCGCAGCCGGTGGTCAGGTGCTTGATCTCGGACTCGTAGTTGGCCAGCGAATCGGGCGCCACCACCTGGATGGGCGCGAAGCAGGAGCCGTCGCTGACGTTGACGAAGGACAGGCCCGCCTTGGAATCGCGCCGCGTGCGCACCCAGCCGCGCACCGTGACTTCGCCGCCGGCCGGGAGCTTGCCCGCCAGCGCATGTTCGACGCTCACCACCGTCATGGCTTGAATCCTTCGATAACAGACTTATTAATGGAACGCGGAGTTTACAAGAGCCGCGCAGCCCTCGGCGCGCCCGGCGGCCTATAATCGTTTGCGTTGCACAGGAGACACGCATGGCCATCACCCTCACCCCGGTCGCACTCGAGCGCGTGCAGCGCTTCGTCGAGCAGACCCCGGCTGCACTCGGCCTGCGCTTCGGCGTGACCCGCACCGGCTGTTCGGGGTGGGGCCATGTGGCTGACCTGGCCCGCGACGCGCGCGAGGGCGACACCGTGTTCGAGTTCGCGGGGGTGAAGATCTACGTCGACGCCGCCAGCCTGCCGCTGGTCGACGGCACCGAGATCGACTTCGCCAAGCAGGGGCTCTCGGAAACCTTCATCTTCCGCAACCCCAACGCGGCGGCCGAGTGCGGCTGCGGCGAGAGCTTCACCACGGCCGCCGACGCCGCCTGACCGCTCCGCGGGCCGTGACTTGCCCCTAAGTGGTTGACCTGCCATAATTTCCGGCTCCCGATGGTCGGCCTGGCCGTCGGTCCTCGCTCCACCGTGTCCGATCCGGGCATCGGGGGGCTGTTCCGTCCGGCCTTTTCCCTGGCCGGACCCACATCCGAAAGGTAAAAACGATGCGTCACTATGAAGTCGTGTTCCTGGTCCATCCGGACCAGAGCGAGCAGGTGCCGGCCATGATCGAGCGCTACAAGTCGCTGATCGAGGCGGGCAACGGCACCATCCACCGTCTGGAAGACTGGGGCCGCCGCCAGCTGGCCTACCCGATCCAGAACCTGGTGAAGGCCCATTACGTGCTGCTCAACATCGAAGCCGACCAGGCCGTGCTGAGCGAGCTGGTCGAGAGCTTCCGCTTCAACGATGCGGTGCTGCGCAACCTGGTCATCAAGCGTGATGGCCCGGACACCGAGCAGTCCCTGATCATGAAGAACAAGGACGAGAAGGGCGACAAGCCCGAGCGTGGCGAGCGCCGCCGCCGTGACGACGACGAGGCCGGTACCGAAGCCTCGACCGATTCCGACACCGCCGAAGCCGCCTGAGGAGCACACCCATGTCCAAGTTCTTCCGTCGCCGCAAGTTCTGCAAGTTCACCGCCGAAGGCGTGAAAGAGATCGACTACAAGGATCTCAACACCCTGCGCCAGTACCTGACCGAGAACGGCAAGATCGTGCCGAGCCGCGTTACCGGTACCAAGTCCCGTTACCAGCGTCAGCTGTCCACCGCGGTCAAGCGCGCCCGTTTCCTGGCGCTGATCCCGTACACGGACAACCACGACGTCTGAGGGCGAGGAGTGAGTAGTGGCTCCGCCGCGAGGAGTGAGTGAAGAGGTGTGTTCTCCCTCACTTCTCAC is a genomic window containing:
- the asnS gene encoding asparagine--tRNA ligase, which translates into the protein MTVVSVEHALAGKLPAGGEVTVRGWVRTRRDSKAGLSFVNVSDGSCFAPIQVVAPDSLANYESEIKHLTTGCAVVATGTLVASQGQGQSFEIQASSVEVVGWVEDPLTYPMQPKQHSLEYLREFAHLRPRTNLFGAVTRIRNSLAQAVHRFFHENGYFWISTPIITTSDAEGAGQMFRVSTLDLVNLPRDKEGAVDFSRDFFGKETFLTVSGQLNAEAYALAMSKVYTFGPTFRAENSNTTRHLAEFWMIEPEVAFNDLAANAQLAEDFLKYLFRAVLSERADDLAFIAERVEPTALTRLEAFVNSPFERIDYTDAIALLQKSGQKFEFPVEWGLDLQTEHERWLTEQHVGRPVVVTNYPEHFKAFYMRLNDDGKTVAAMDVLAPGIGEIIGGSQREERLDVLDARMAQFGLDPAHYGWYRDFRRYGSVPHAGFGLGFERLVVYVCGLSNIRDAIAYPRAPGNAEF
- a CDS encoding iron-sulfur cluster assembly accessory protein — translated: MAITLTPVALERVQRFVEQTPAALGLRFGVTRTGCSGWGHVADLARDAREGDTVFEFAGVKIYVDAASLPLVDGTEIDFAKQGLSETFIFRNPNAAAECGCGESFTTAADAA
- the rpsF gene encoding 30S ribosomal protein S6, yielding MRHYEVVFLVHPDQSEQVPAMIERYKSLIEAGNGTIHRLEDWGRRQLAYPIQNLVKAHYVLLNIEADQAVLSELVESFRFNDAVLRNLVIKRDGPDTEQSLIMKNKDEKGDKPERGERRRRDDDEAGTEASTDSDTAEAA
- the rpsR gene encoding 30S ribosomal protein S18, whose translation is MSKFFRRRKFCKFTAEGVKEIDYKDLNTLRQYLTENGKIVPSRVTGTKSRYQRQLSTAVKRARFLALIPYTDNHDV